The DNA window TTGTAGTCATTAAGGCTCCTTTTATCATCACTCCTGCAGAATAAAGAACAACAATTGGCACCACATAAGGGATATTGTTGCCAATACATCTGTGAAATATTAATATCGACTGATAGTCATCAGTTCACTCCTGGTTCTGAGCTGAGCTATTTCATCGGTCAATGCCTAATACATGTCTCACACATTCACCCCTCACTAGCTCCAACGTGGCAATAAGGAAATGACACTTCTCTGGGCACAGATGTCAATATCATCCTCAGAGGAAGGAGACATCAAAAAGACACTGACTCTGTGAGGAGGGGAGGTTGTTTTGATGTCACTATCGTCTATCCAACAGTCAGTTACTCGTTGCGTAGGCACAGCGTGCGCACAACTCAGCTCTTCTCTGTAACGGATGCCGTGCGCTGTATGGATCCAAAGGAATCAGCACACTGATGTTTCATTGTTCAGTCAGCACTGCTGTCATTGCTGCATCTTAATTCAGCAGCGCCTCAAAAACAGACGTCGccccctttctctcccagcCTCACCCTCAAATTGATGATAATATCAAGATAAAGCGGAATCATCGGCTGTCTCTCCCACTAGCATTCATTGTAAGGAAGGAGATGAgaatgagaggggaggaggagaaaggacGGTGCCTGCATGTGCGAGTGGCTCAGAAATCCTAATTCATGGAGACACTGTTATGTGCCATCATGCCTGTATTTTATGTTCCTTTGCTCTTTCTCAAACATATTACGCACATACAAACGCACAAACAGACCCTTGTTTACCAGACGCAGCCAGATGTACAGCACCTATGCAAGTTTGATTAGTGCAGGGCACAAAGCAGATTTGGGAGGTGATAAGGTCACAGAGATTGAAGTGCAAGATAGCTGTGGCTTCAACTGTGAAGAAAAGTGTCCAATTGTTTTTGTAACAGCCTGAGTCAGTGGCTTTAATTGGCAGTTACTGAGCGAAAACAATATTCATCATCCCCATGCTGGCTTTTTTTCATGTGATAAGCAATGCAAAGAAGCAGATGCTTTCTTGCTACAGCACATTACAGATCAACACAGCTCTAAGGGacttttttctttcataatatCCAGCATTGTTTTCTGTTCAATGTTCTCCCAGTGTTAATATACATTTCTGaaatgtttctctctttctctgtgtgatgTAGTGTGTGCAGTGAGGCTGTAGCATACTTCTTGGCTCTGACCTCAGAAAGCCACAGGGAGGCCTGGACcaacctgctgctgctcttcctcACCAAGGTGCTAAAGATCAGTGATGAAAGGGTAAGGAGTAGCAACACTTGATGACACTTTCCCTGAATGTAAACTGTGAAAATTCACAGATAATTTACAACTAGGTCTGATATCCAGAAATAACAGATTGGGGTGTTATTTTCCTCCATCTTAACACTTCAGAGTGTATCATCGCACTTCTACCATTGGTGTAACAAGCAAAAAATAGAAGGTATATAACCAGGTTTGTGGTGTCCTGTAATACTATTTTAACAGAGacctgacagccaatcagaaactgtccaatcacaaaaaaagattttttttttttgtgtggccaTGGTATTAATATAGTTTAACAATGAATCGAGAATCTGTATGCCAATCACATGAAGGGTGTAGATGGAGCAGAGCAAGAGCAAAACTGGTTGCATTTTTGGATTAAAATATCACATTGGAACCATTTTAATATGTAGATCTttgtacaaaaatgtagaaGTGCAGTTCCACCCTTTTACTCTATCGAGCTCAGCAAAACTTAGAAAATGATGCTGTTTTTTGTACCAAATAACCAGCATTTAAATAAGATTGTGTTTCTTTATTCTGTGCAGCACCAAGACATgggtgtctctctttgtctcactctctgtctcatcCCACAGTTCAAGGCGCATGCGTCCAGATACTACCCTCTGCTGTGTGAGATCATGCAGTTCGACCTGATCCCCGAGCTACGGGCTGTTCTGAGAAAGTTTTACCTGCGCATCGGCCTCGTGTTTAACATCTCGCAGCTGCCTGAGCCCGCACCTGAACCTCGGCCGGCACACGTTGGACGGGAGGCAGACACAGAGGTGGGGGAGGAGGCCGGGGAGGAGGCCCAGTGATGCTGCACCACAAACAGCCTCCTACACAGAGCTCTACTGCGCTGTGGCTCTGTGTCACCTCAGGGCCCTCAACGTAGTCTACGCCTgacttaaacagctgattgtcAATCGGCTATCTGCTACCACACACCCGCACCCTTAACCctgtcaccacacacacaaacaaacacacagacacgcctatacacacaaacagcccAGACAGAGTCCTTGATATCATGATGAAAACAGTAATGTCTTATACAAGGTGTAGCGATGCCTCAAATGGATACAACTACTGATTAACAACTGACAGTTATCCATTTCTCTGATCTGCTCACAAggaatatatttaaaaaaaaaatgtgtgcttcttactgtatatttaaaaagtcaAGAATGAATGGGTTTCACCAACatgcaaaaatacatatttaataactatgaaatgtgacatttgtcaCACAGTGATAGTAATGATCTTTCTGTCTGCACCGCAGATGGCTAACATTAGTGTGGGTAGCCTCTTGGATGAAACTAGTTGTACAGATCTGCCGCTATGTAATATAATCTTATAACACTAGatctcatttatttttattttttttcccctcctctggATTTGCTGCACTTGATCTCTTTTTGAATGCACTGGAGATTTTACTTTTGTGATAATTTATTTGACTCTACCATCTCCTGCAGATTGTCCTATACAGTACAATTTGTAATTGAACATGACTGTGGAAAGTGAAGGGTTAAATTATTCCATTTTATATGTTCTTAGGTTTTTATCAGAAATAAATAACTGGGCTTCTGAAACTGGAAGATGAGAGAGCAACCTGATGCTAGCTGCTTTTGAGTCACTAGTCTGTTTTCATGTTTGAGTTTAGTTTTCACTCTTGTGTACAAAATCAAAAgttaataatatatttaatgtttttttttcctttggttTGGTGTGGGGAAAAGGTATATGTATAGAGAAAATGACAAATGTTAGCTGTGCTTTAAGTATGAATGGGATGCATTCTTGCTCATGGatgtagaaaacaaaatgtatatgaTACAGCAATGTAAAGTTTTCTATGTTGCAGAAAAGATTATGTACAACTTTCTGTACAATACATCATCTGGCATTCTAATCAGGTTCTAGGTCAATAAAGTTTTTGAACTTGGTCGATTTGAAATGCTGAATCACTGACTTCTAAATGATAGAACTGCTagctgttaatttttttttcttccatgaaTGATCAGCCAGGACaacattaaaataacattttattataaaataaactcTCCGGTGTATATTTATAACAACTAACTACATAAACACATATATGTTTACGGTACATTCACAGATATGCACCTTGCAAAATGTTCATGGACAATCTACTGCAGGGTAAAAAAGCACTTTTCATGCTGAGAGAAAGTCTTGCGTAAGATGTTTCTTGTCTAACAGACAATGATATTTTTACAGGCAGACTCTAAGACTTTACAGGCAGACTCTAAGACTTTAACAAGCTTTTGAAACTATGCAATCTaacatacacattcacaatGCAACGATGTTCATTCTCAGGAGAGTCATCCAAAGAAAAGGGGGATTGGCAAAGAAGTAGCCTCACTGTTTGAAGACCAGCTAATAGGAGCTATTGGACGTGGTGTGTCAGCCAGGGTGGAGCATCCAACCTACTGTTTGGCCTCTCCCTACAGCCGGAGCGTTTTACAGTATCCGATGTGCCGGGCCGCAGCCAGGCCTCTGTGGCAACTGTCTCCCTGGAGACACGTCTCTCCAGGGCAGAACGCAGAGACAAGACATCCACTTCATCATCAGACAGCCCTTCTGGAGAGTACATAGGCTTATTCATCACACATTTCTTTTGGCAATCAGAAAATGAAGAATGCTCAAAATTCAACATATATAGATCATTGTTTTGTTTAGGAATCATTTCTACAATTTTAAGTCAaaattgtttttgattgttctaAAACTATAGTTAACATCCGTCTCAtcgttattaaaaaaaaatgaaaaggcaAAGCTTTAGTACGAGACTGAAGCATGTGTCAGaaatctggagaaaaaaaagcaagtgGGTTAAAAAGCCAGCTGTAATATAAAGTTAcatgcactttatttttattttgttaattttactaGTGAAAGATGTTAATGACATCACTGCTCACGTATTTCAGTGGACCAACACTCTTTGATGCCCCCATTAGCCAGACTTTTGTTATATTAGCATCCAGCTTATTTGAATACTTCTGATGTAAAGTGTTTCCTCTCACCTGATCTGCTGTTGCGATCACCAGTGTCCTCTCTTGTGATGCGCTGCTGGTTGTGGGCCCTGACTTTAGAATCCAGGTTCAAACTAGTCGGTGACTGCAAAGGCTGAGCATCTGGTTGGATGTTATGGTCCCTCTGATCCATGGACACAGTCAcctcctgtaaaaaaaaaaggaaggaagtatTCTCATCTGTTTAATGAAAACTAATGGAACTTGAGTAATACAGCATTGAAAGCATCCGCTCTGGGACTGTAGTGACTCGGATTGTTTTGACccaaagcaaacaaaagaaTCCATTTACTGCTCAGCGTCATACATCATAGTCATGTCTCCTCCGTGGTGCTGTCCTCTCCTGGCGCTCTGCTGAGGGCTGACGACGTATTTGCTGATGAATCTCCTCTTCACATGCTTTACCACTGTAAACATCTGACAAAGCCATTCATCATTACACACCCACACCTCGTTACAGCTGCACAAAGATTAGCAACCTAAACATTCATTCAATTCAGATATGTCTAATATGAAAAGAATGAAATCAGTCCATTCAGCAAAACCTCTCGCTGGAAGGGGTACGGATGGAAAAGGGTAAGAGGGAAAGTATTCAAAAGCCTCCCTTCCTGCTCCACTGGCTTTTTAAACAATTTCTCTACTGCCCCCATTCCCAATGGCTGGCACTGTGCTATCTCCACCCTTCAGCTGGCATGTGCACCTTGCACCCAGCACTGGCTCTAGCTGCAACAAGAGCTGGCATGTGCCACAGTGAGTCtggcacagagacacagagctaAATTATCCTGGCTGTTGTAGTGTGGTATTGTGAGGGTGTATGTAGCTGACCTACCAAGCCATGTCACCTTTATGGAAAATGTCTGGAGCCTTAGAAAAAGAAATATCCCAAAGCATACTATGTTGCCACTGATGTAAACACTTTCTTCATActtgaaagaagaagaaaagaggaacaGGGACAGTTCTTACAAACAGACTATGTTTAGCCAGGCTTACCAATGAAAGCAGTCTCAGATGGCAATATGGAGTCTCTGGGGTTGTATCGTCCAGGTTTCTTCCTCTGAGAGATGGaataaacacagacaaacaccaaTTAACTAATTAGGAAGCGCAAACCATGAAACAATGTAAATGCATATTATGCATATAATGTGATGACCACTCACAGAATGATAGTGGTTTGGTTTCTGGTCCAAAAAGTCTGTAGCAAAACACAGAACAATGAGTTAAAGTTTGAAACAGTTTGAAGAGAAATGTGAGTGTCTGCTCACTGACCATGCTCTTCCGCTCTCTTCATAAGCCTGATTTTGCGTTGTTGTTCGCGAAGAAGGGCCTGCTGTTGGATGTCCAAACTTTGTTCGTCAGTGGGAGGGTCAGGGTACATGTGGTGGACCTCCTCACGAGATGCTGTGTCTGACAACCAAAGGAAAGGTATTATCCCAAATCTTTCCTACAGTAGCAATGAAGTGGCTTTCTTCGATCGATGCAGCAATAACAGGTGCATTAGCACAGTAATAAAGAATTAGAGCAATAAGGTCAGAGATAAGATTAGAAGGCACATTGCTCCCTTCCTGAAtgtctccctctttcctccctctctctgaaacAGCAACTTGGTTGTGACTCAGCAGCTCCACAGCCTGGCTACATCCTTCACACTACAAGGTGTGAATGGATGTGATGCAGCTTTCAGACATAAGGTTGGCTTAAATCCATAATTTATATCTGGAAGTTTAATAAGTCATTTGGTCAATCTGTCACAGACCAGCATTTCTTACAATGTTTCTTTGGTTTTACAAGCCAGAGCTCTGAGTGTCTTTCAGACCGCTGCTTTAACTTGGTCTGGGAACCCATCCAAAGCCATTTCCGTGGTTCGCTTGCATTACATTCTCTGTTTACGCTGCCAAACTGCCTGTCACTGATGGACGCCTTCCATGACCTCATGAGATTAACGTTTTAGTGTGGctagagggagacagaggactGATGAGACTCTGGAAAGCCTAAAGCCTAAACCATCTGGCAATGCCCAGCTGGTTTAGGACCGCAGTGATCTTCGTCTCTTGTCCTTACATCAACACCATGACCAAGGCAATTAGAGGAGGGGTTTTTCAATCACTTTCTCAAAAttggaaggaaaaaaaggggATTGGTTCAGAGTACAGAAGCAAAGTAAGCAGTGTCCAACTGGTTTTAGTCCAATGGGATAAACTGATTTTTCATCAAAGGATGATGTTCAGTTTGAATGATAGAATTAAAATAAAGCAACATTTCACTACTATGACATGCATTGTAGGACCTCTTTTTGCAGTCATGAGTCCTTGTGACCTCTGGGTCATATATAAGGCAAACAGATGGCACAGAATACTGACTTAgggtgtttttgtttcttgCAGTGACCTGTTGCTTGCAGAAATGTTGCTTGATAAAGTGAAACCAGTGTCCAATCAGTCAAAGTGTCATTACCTCTGTATTTAAGTTGGTTAAACTCCCTGATATTTTGCATATTAACATGTGCAGCACCAGAGGAGGTACTCCTGGTTGATGGCTGGACAGCTTGCTTGTGCGTTGATTCATCCGCTCTGGGTCGTCTTTTGGGTCTGAGCAAaggagggaaaacacacaatTTAAACAGGGCAATTAACTCAAATAGCACACAGATGCCCAATAGTACACTATCGCGAATGGTTTCAAGTTGTGATCAATGACTACAGCATGCAGTTCCACTTGGCCCCCGTAAGAGTTAAGTGagtattgttttaaaatattaaggACATAACAcctggtttgtgtgtgttaaacatTTCCAAATGCTTTTATGAGACCTAAAGCATGAGGCTTTCTGTGTAAGCAGCTTATATTGGAACCAAAGAAAAGCAGTTAAACTGGCACCAGTTCAAAGGCATTTCTCTACAGATTTGCAGTAAACTTATTTGAATATAAGCAGAGACTTTTCAAGTACCTTGTAGTGCATTCCTTCCTTTCAGGGGTGGAATTAAGACAAAATACTAGGTTGCGTGTGTTTTTCAGGGTGGTTAGAGGTCATAAGCAGTCACGTGTCAGGTTGTGTGGTGTCCTGCTGAAGGTCCGCTCAGCAACATTCAGAATCCCTAATGAATCCTGCACTGCAGGTGACCCTGCTGATCTTGCAAGGTGAAGATAGACGAAAGGAAAATTTCCCTTTGGGATCATACTGTTTCATTACTGCAGTAATGATTTCCTGAAGCGAATCTGAATGGTGATTAGAAGATAGCCAATTTGACCTGGGTCACTTTCATTACCTCAGAGCACAAGAAAGCCTCCTTAAATACCAAAAGCAAATCAAAACTGCCATTTGACAAGACCAAAATTAGTTATGTGTCTTCATTCACCTTAATGTGTCTAGGGGTGTATTACTGTAGGTGAAATTGGACCTGAAGTGGTAGAGCACATCTAATAGGTTTTCTAAATgtaataaaagtaataaaatccTATTCATTCTGGGCATGGTATACAGACACAAATTCCTGTGTCTGACTATAATACCTGTTGGGGGGAGTGTTTTGACTCTCCTGTCGATCTGTCTGGTCCAGCTGAATCTCCAGTTGTCTCTGCTCATTCCTCAGATACCTACGGAGGGCTGACAGCTCTCTGATCACTTCCTGCTTACCATCTAAAGCTAGCAGAGGGATtgaggggagacagagacaagaaGGGGAACAATAAATATTTAAGTGGAAATTTATAATTCACAAGCAGGCAGgcatttgatttttttaggaTTGGTGGGGGGTGTGCAGATAACTCAAGACAGTCTCACCTTGTAGCTGGGGTATTTTCGCAGGGACTGGTCGGGAGTGTGGCGCTGACACAGAGCGCTCCTGTTGTGgaaattgtgtgttttttatatatattttataatttcatcaaaatagccttgatgtgaaaatattttgatcCGTTTACTTAGTGACTTACAGTCCTGGCGGAGACTTGGCTCACAACAGACAAAGGTCTGGATGCTTCAAGATTTGTCTGCTTCCTCTGCAAGGTTGGGATTGGAGGAGATGGCACTCTCTGCAAATTTACGAGCAGTCACATTACTTGACAAAGATGTTCAATAAAACTAAAAGCTACCGTACCAATGTCTTTTCAGGCTTACTGTACCTCATAACTCAACTGCGCCTTTTTCTGCTCTACGTCCCTGGCGCTCTCAGGTAACTTCTTCTCAatctcttctttctgtctcaccctcttttcctcctcctggTGTTGTGTTTGAGGTTTATGGATCCATTCTTGGTTTTGCAGCCTATGCTGCAGAGAGTAAAGAAAACTGTTTCTCAATGGCAAGCCCAGTGTGAGGAGACCCCTTAACTGTCAGGATAGAGGAATGATGAGCTCCTCACCTCAATCTTCTTTCGCTTGTTTTGCTCCTCCTCAAATTCCCGCTGTATGCGAGCCCTTTGGTCCGCCAGCTTcttctcttccttctcctcctcaatCCTCATTCGTTctgcctcctctgtcagctttttctttttttcctctatcTGTTTGTAATGACGAGttacatgttattttatttcatttcatttcatttacaaCTTCTTCAAACTGCTCAAAAACACGAGCAGTAtttgtaaacaataaaaaaagttgacACATGCCTTACATGAGCATCCAAGCAGTTTTCTGCATAGACTGAAGGCTGTTGTTGACCTACCTGTTGTTTCAGTTCTTCTTTGTATCTGTCCTGCATGTGGAGCCGCTGTGGAGTTGGCTGATCATTGAAACCTGCAAAGACAAGTAAGACAGACAGTATTCCTTCAATAAAGAAGAGCAATGTGTACATGtccacacacaaatgcacaataCACTGTAATACACTGGATGACAGGACCCAGTTTGCCACAACTCTGGCACAATCACCCGAACACTACCTGATAGTCGATGGGAAATGGGAACCCTGGCTTCAACTCTGGGACTGTGTCCATTGCTCATCGAAAAGCTTTGGGTCTGTCCACTATTCCTGGACACAGGATTCCTATTTGACACCTCGTTGGTCCTGTGCATTTGATTCAGGTCACCTGTGGGCATGGAAACATATATAAGTACCTAAAACGTTCTGTATTGTGCTTATTATGATCCATATTAAAATTATTTTAGGCTTAGCAGACCTCATTAAAAGAGAAAGTGAAAGCCAACTTACTAACAAGGTTGCCTTTTTGGTCTTTAATTGGAGCGCCTCCCCCACTTCTCCCCCAGGGGTTGTACGCCATCATCTCGGCCTCTATCTTGGCATCATACCgctccttctcttctttttctcttcttttacactcctctctttctttaatcTGGACACAAGGAAGGCAGGATGCTTCAAAAGTTGATGCACTTTCTCTGACCACTTCAGTGGAGTGCAAGTCTATGTTTCTCTGCTAGTCTTGCTGCAATGCATTTCTTTGCCCATGGGGAAATGCTGACTCCACAATGATCTGGTCTCTAACTGTCAAAATATCTTGTTTGTCCCTAAAAATGAGTCAATGTCTGGGTTTCCTCTGGTATCAGCAGGAAGGAAGCAGCCTGTCAAAGCAATCATTAGCATATCAGGGTGACAGCATGCCAGACAGTGTGCTGCAGTAATTATATATGAAAGCATGGGGTCTGCTAATAACGATCAGATGAAATATTGTAGATCTGATGTCGTACCTGTAGTCTCAGTGCTTCTTGGTAGCTAAGTGCAGTCTCTCTCTTCAGCTTGGACTTGTCTGCATTTGGCTCTCCAACATCCAGGGGAGACCCTCGATTAGTTGCTCTAGAAGCAGACAGTTAGAGTGTCAAATGATGAGAAGGCATGTGTAAAGGGGGGTACTGACAGTCACAGTTATTTTGCAGTGGGAGCCCTCTTctggaagaaaaataaaagaggcCTCATGACCATCTACTAATCTAAAAGCTTTCACACTCTGCAAATTGATTTTCAGTGTAAAGAAtaggaaaaacatgtttaaagttGTGTACACTGAATTTATCATCTGGATAAATgaactaaaaatgtaaaaatggacACTTACTCAATGCGGCCACTGGGTCTGAGAGGAGGTGGTCTTTGAGGAGGACTGTGGAAATTCCCAGACTGCTGCACCCCTCCAGGCAGGTCAtctaataaagaaaatacaaacatacaagataataaatacaaacagaTTTCCGTTTCATTAGCTATCTGCTGCTACAGTCTGCCAGctcttttttccaacattaaaatgtttgagAGCCAAGACCAGGGCAGAAATTTGGCTGCTAAATTAAAATGGAAAGACAATAAATGTAACCAAACACACCAGCTGGATGAAGTGAGATCCATCTGGATCTGCGGAACTCATATCCAATAAACTGTATATCCCTCTCAGTAATAAAATCAGTTCTGCTATAAAATGAGATTTATGAATTGCTATGCCAAGTCCTCTTGGCTATTGATATGGCGATAAAATGGCTCCATAATAAATGGCAATAGTTCTCTACAGAGAGGTCTGGGAGTTTATTTAAGCCAATGTGAACTACTCCCATCTAAGATAAAACTGCCAGATCCCACGAGTCACTTCATTACTTTGAAGACACTAGATACAAATATGCATATTTTACATTACTGCTGACCCTTTTCCAAAGCCTTATgtattattttagatttttcatGGTTTTCCTACCGCCGAACAGCCACTGGTTTCCATTCACTTCCATACAATATGAAAATCCACTTGCAGAGAGTTGAACCTTTCTTAAGATGCAGTAAATTATCCATAACATAACAGTGAACATCATGACTGCTTTTATACACAATGTGACAATGTTCATAACACACTGAAATGAATGCAAACTAGTGTCCGTTTGATATGTgggaaaaacacaaagcaaaaaCACTACAGCCAAAAATGGTTTGCAGTAATGGAAAATATATTGatatgatttaaaataaaagacaaagaggaaaaacaacataaagatGGTTGAAATACTGTACTCTGATTGTAAGGAAGATTAGGATCTAATGGATTCCTGGTTCCATAGTAGTAATAAGCTGCATCATATGGAGTCTTGTAATTATTAGTCACAGTGTGAAGAACAGGAGGAGGAACACCAGCAACCCTGAACAAACAAAATCACAGAAACCACAATGAATTTACGGCAGAGTTGTTAATGTCATTCAT is part of the Sander vitreus isolate 19-12246 chromosome 22, sanVit1, whole genome shotgun sequence genome and encodes:
- the cspp1a gene encoding centrosome and spindle pole-associated protein 1, which encodes MPPASAAQRISPNPDRGLGLSFLLGNDYERKKKKLQEELQLDYKHYAAKKKDLKTSEPRPQPQGFSLPIDDRISVQEKLREDRKKEYNLFLQEKAQIGRLKRGSPPVMLKPGQIQASDAVHISSPASPRPILNTHTNTHCPPRERPASRRDAATLTEKVDNGKSIGTWGPGHRRRRRWQLHRPKEPYSSEEEPITDKDDEFEFRHRRRQDRHTPEPEYKEERRTRERRAVNRPPRDIKEVEAPGLHDQNNNEGVWKSDQQMPDSMMMAARSRPATSKDKAEFATGLMIGAIEEQGASQMRKEKYKQELLKQIAEQKRNKIREKKLGLRVAVPGVRDLEKQFGAVHQQYNNWRQDVPYKPGIDLGKDPNTSGINDKRTEDTEQRGPPGQSHVDYSQLTGKTMPWSGVRAAQGVPPLDYFNEDYHRDFSNILGEVANQRVAGVPPPVLHTVTNNYKTPYDAAYYYYGTRNPLDPNLPYNQNDLPGGVQQSGNFHSPPQRPPPLRPSGRIEATNRGSPLDVGEPNADKSKLKRETALSYQEALRLQIKEREECKRREKEEKERYDAKIEAEMMAYNPWGRSGGGAPIKDQKGNLVSDLNQMHRTNEVSNRNPVSRNSGQTQSFSMSNGHSPRVEARVPISHRLSGFNDQPTPQRLHMQDRYKEELKQQIEEKKKKLTEEAERMRIEEEKEEKKLADQRARIQREFEEEQNKRKKIEHRLQNQEWIHKPQTQHQEEEKRVRQKEEIEKKLPESARDVEQKKAQLSYERVPSPPIPTLQRKQTNLEASRPLSVVSQVSARTERSVSAPHSRPVPAKIPQLQDGKQEVIRELSALRRYLRNEQRQLEIQLDQTDRQESQNTPPNRPKRRPRADESTHKQAVQPSTRSTSSGAAHVNMQNIREFNQLKYRDTASREEVHHMYPDPPTDEQSLDIQQQALLREQQRKIRLMKRAEEHDFLDQKPNHYHSRKKPGRYNPRDSILPSETAFIDVYSGKACEEEIHQQIRRQPSAERQERTAPRRRHDYDEVTVSMDQRDHNIQPDAQPLQSPTSLNLDSKVRAHNQQRITREDTGDRNSRSEGLSDDEVDVLSLRSALERRVSRETVATEAWLRPGTSDTVKRSGCRERPNSRLDAPPWLTHHVQ